From a single Aneurinibacillus sp. REN35 genomic region:
- a CDS encoding stalk domain-containing protein, producing the protein MKKGIVSLLACAFVVGSGFAPISTVQAASSSISVTVDELPVKMDVPPIMRNDRTFVPIRAVADALHVQVGWDQKTRTVTLTNEETKVIMKVGSKTATRNGEEFTMELAPIVYKDRTLLPLRAAGEALNARVDWQQKIRTVRIISAPKAMSVLAYYAQGSVKGGTNSWPEVFGVAYPNKAKGNTDLISDVAFGWYTLGEQGELKTADTVTGYNRPQGFEDAVSGMKEYSISPEMMVYATDRPVKGTPGALTALLQNEALAKQTAQRIAQEAVQHSFEGIHIDFEELGLRESGAQLEQVRSSFTRFVRLLDEELSSSGVRLTLSLHPLNGSYKAYDYKALGQLADRIVIMAYEYNPSGVRQPEPIAKVMEAAQKAKAQVPKEKLLLGIMTLNETPQTVLAKVGVAKREELAGIAIWRLGANTAPMWGVFRETIAPKK; encoded by the coding sequence ATGAAAAAAGGAATCGTATCTTTATTAGCTTGTGCATTCGTAGTAGGTAGCGGCTTTGCTCCTATCTCTACGGTACAGGCTGCAAGCTCAAGTATATCGGTTACAGTAGATGAGTTACCAGTAAAAATGGACGTTCCTCCAATCATGAGAAATGACCGCACATTTGTGCCGATCCGTGCTGTAGCCGATGCACTGCATGTTCAGGTAGGATGGGATCAAAAAACGCGCACAGTTACACTTACAAATGAGGAAACAAAAGTAATAATGAAGGTGGGAAGCAAGACCGCTACCCGGAATGGTGAAGAGTTTACGATGGAGCTTGCCCCGATTGTTTATAAGGATCGGACGCTTTTACCGCTTAGGGCCGCAGGAGAAGCATTGAATGCTCGTGTAGATTGGCAGCAGAAGATACGTACTGTACGGATAATCTCTGCTCCAAAAGCGATGAGCGTTCTTGCCTACTATGCTCAGGGTTCGGTAAAGGGAGGTACAAATAGCTGGCCGGAAGTGTTCGGCGTAGCGTACCCGAACAAAGCAAAAGGAAATACGGACCTGATTAGTGATGTTGCTTTTGGCTGGTATACGTTGGGAGAACAGGGAGAGCTTAAGACCGCCGATACCGTAACTGGTTACAATCGCCCGCAGGGCTTCGAGGATGCGGTGAGCGGCATGAAAGAGTATAGTATCTCACCTGAGATGATGGTGTATGCAACCGATCGACCGGTGAAAGGAACACCAGGCGCATTAACGGCCCTGCTGCAAAATGAAGCCTTAGCAAAACAAACGGCACAGCGGATTGCACAGGAAGCTGTACAACATTCATTTGAAGGAATTCATATTGATTTTGAAGAGCTGGGGCTTCGTGAAAGCGGAGCGCAGTTAGAGCAAGTGAGAAGCTCGTTTACCCGCTTTGTGCGGCTGCTTGATGAGGAATTGTCAAGCAGTGGTGTCCGGTTGACGCTCAGCCTGCACCCGTTAAATGGCTCTTATAAGGCATATGACTACAAAGCGCTTGGACAATTGGCTGATCGCATCGTAATCATGGCGTATGAATACAACCCTTCTGGTGTACGTCAGCCCGAGCCGATTGCGAAAGTAATGGAAGCGGCTCAAAAAGCGAAAGCACAGGTACCGAAAGAGAAATTGCTGCTCGGCATTATGACGCTAAATGAAACACCGCAGACCGTATTGGCAAAAGTAGGTGTAGCCAAACGTGAGGAGCTTGCAGGCATTGCCATCTGGCGACTGGGTGCAAACACTGCGCCAATGTGGGGAGTCTTCCGTGAGACAATTGCACCGAAAAAGTAG
- a CDS encoding type 1 glutamine amidotransferase domain-containing protein: MRLQGKKVLSLVHHEFEDLELWYPILRLQEEGAIVHLAGERAKEKYTGKYGVPAESDYAFDEVDPKEYDALLVPGGWAPDKLRRFPDVLALVRHMEENKKPIGQICHAGWVLISAKVLQGKKVTSTPGIRDDMENAGAEWLDEPVVIDGHLVSSRRPPDLPEYVKAFADVLAGAK; this comes from the coding sequence ATGCGTTTACAAGGCAAAAAGGTGCTTAGTCTTGTCCATCATGAATTCGAAGACTTGGAATTGTGGTATCCGATTCTGCGTCTGCAAGAGGAAGGGGCGATCGTACATCTGGCAGGCGAGAGAGCAAAGGAGAAATATACGGGTAAATATGGAGTTCCAGCAGAGTCTGATTATGCATTCGATGAGGTCGATCCTAAAGAATATGATGCGCTGCTGGTACCGGGTGGCTGGGCGCCGGATAAGCTGCGTCGTTTTCCGGATGTGCTCGCCCTTGTTCGTCATATGGAAGAAAATAAGAAGCCGATTGGACAGATTTGTCACGCGGGTTGGGTATTGATCTCAGCTAAAGTACTACAGGGAAAAAAAGTTACCAGCACACCGGGCATTCGTGATGATATGGAGAATGCTGGGGCCGAATGGCTGGATGAACCGGTTGTAATTGACGGTCATCTCGTCTCAAGCCGCCGCCCACCGGATCTCCCGGAATATGTAAAAGCTTTTGCTGACGTATTGGCAGGCGCAAAGTAA
- a CDS encoding LOG family protein encodes MRRICVFAGSNVGRKPEYECMAEALGHELARQGIELVYGGSKIGLMGRIANTVLQFGGKAIGVMPTGLFRGEMVHTELTELYEVADMHARKAKMGELSDAFIALPGGYGTLEEVFEVVSWGQLGIHNKPIGLLNVEGYYEPVMQMVRNGVEAGFIPDTHAQLLICESDPAVLLQRLHEYQPPVQTNKWSELSEA; translated from the coding sequence ATGCGACGTATCTGTGTGTTTGCAGGTTCAAATGTTGGTAGAAAACCGGAGTACGAATGCATGGCTGAAGCACTTGGACATGAACTGGCCCGGCAAGGTATCGAGCTAGTGTACGGGGGATCAAAAATCGGCTTGATGGGACGTATAGCAAATACCGTTTTACAATTTGGCGGAAAAGCAATCGGCGTCATGCCTACCGGTCTTTTTCGCGGCGAAATGGTACATACCGAACTCACAGAACTATATGAGGTAGCGGACATGCATGCGAGAAAAGCAAAGATGGGGGAGCTCTCTGACGCCTTTATCGCACTTCCCGGCGGTTACGGAACATTAGAAGAAGTATTCGAGGTTGTAAGCTGGGGACAGCTTGGCATCCATAATAAGCCGATCGGCCTTCTGAATGTGGAAGGATACTATGAACCCGTAATGCAGATGGTACGCAACGGTGTGGAAGCTGGCTTTATTCCAGATACACATGCCCAATTGCTTATTTGTGAAAGCGATCCAGCAGTACTTCTACAGCGTTTGCACGAATATCAGCCTCCAGTACAGACAAATAAATGGAGTGAACTATCAGAAGCCTGA